One window of Salegentibacter sp. Hel_I_6 genomic DNA carries:
- the folB gene encoding dihydroneopterin aldolase: MGSIKLKNIRVFAYHGCLEEEGKIGSDYRVDLKVKGDLSNSAKTDKLADTIDYVHLNKIVKEEMAIRSKLLETVAERILKRVMEEIILVQKAKVEVSKINPPIGGNVAMVSVIRSKSR, translated from the coding sequence TTGGGAAGTATTAAATTAAAAAATATCAGGGTTTTTGCCTATCATGGCTGCCTTGAAGAAGAAGGAAAAATTGGGAGCGACTACCGGGTAGATCTAAAAGTAAAAGGTGATTTATCAAATTCTGCTAAAACTGATAAGCTGGCAGATACTATTGATTACGTGCACTTAAACAAAATTGTGAAAGAAGAAATGGCCATTCGTTCTAAACTTCTGGAAACTGTTGCTGAGCGCATTTTGAAGCGCGTAATGGAAGAAATTATACTGGTGCAAAAAGCTAAGGTTGAAGTTTCTAAAATAAATCCGCCTATTGGTGGAAATGTAGCTATGGTTAGTGTGATTAGAAGTAAATCCCGCTAA